A single region of the Gossypium arboreum isolate Shixiya-1 chromosome 12, ASM2569848v2, whole genome shotgun sequence genome encodes:
- the LOC108478937 gene encoding probable WRKY transcription factor 57, giving the protein MEDKEGGKPGTAFTSESSWTFSGPDSVSSSVNYFFDRDSSILSEFGWDLQPDHADDFGRFAELDRTDSARPELAGNLSASQSCAAADLVVRCSVSGTASNPGGSADVSTSNPSVSSSSSEDLPEKSTGSGGKPPEIPSKVRKKGQKQIRQPRFAFMTKSEVDHLEDGYRWRKYGQKAVKNSPFPRSYYRCTNSKCTVKKRVERSSEDPAIVITTYEGQHCHHGIAFPRGGLICHEAAFAGQLTPPVSQIYHPGVQSHRQMPPSIIQSQPHQAPVDVGEPHPEPEPTSQLPTDEGLLGDIVPPGMRGR; this is encoded by the exons ATGGAAGACAAAGAGGGGGGCAAGCCAGGAACTGCGTTTACATCCGAGTCGAGCTGGACATTTTCTGGACCTGACTCAGTCTCCAGCAGCGTCAATTACTTCTTTGACAGGGACAGTAGTATACTGAGTGAGTTTGGTTGGGATCTACAACCGGACCATGCCGATGACTTTGGACGGTTCGCTGAACTCGACCGGACTGACTCCGCCAGGCCTGAATTGGCGGGAAACTTGAGCGCCTCTCAAAGCTGTGCTGCAGCTGATCTTGTTGTTCGTTGTTCGGTTTCGGGGACGGCTTCGAATCCGGGTGGGTCAGCTGATGTGTCGACATCGAATCCGTCGGTGTCGTCGAGCTCCAGTGAGGATCTGCCGGAGAAATCTACGGGCTCCGGCGGAAAACCGCCCGAGATACC GAGTAAGGTGAGGAAGAAGGGCCAAAAGCAAATACGGCAGCCCCGTTTTGCATTTATGACCAAGAGTGAGGTTGATCATCTTGAAGATGGCTATCGATGGCGAAAATATGGACAAAAAGCGGTTAAAAACAGCCCATTTCCTAG GAGCTACTATCGCTGTACAAATAGCAAATGCACAGTGAAGAAGAGGGTAGAACGCTCTTCTGAAGATCCTGCCATTGTTATCACTACATATGAAGGTCAACACTGTCATCACGGTATCGCATTCCCCAGAGGTGGACTCATCTGCCATGAAGCTGCCTTTGCTGGTCAATTGACACCGCCAGTCTCACAAATTTATCATCCAGGGGTGCAGTCACATAGGCAAATGCCTCCTAGCATAATACAATCACAGCCGCACCAAGCACCCGTTGACGTAGGAGAACCACATCCGGAGCCTGAACCCACCTCACAGCTCCCCACAGATGAAGGGTTACTCGGTGATATTGTGCCTCCTGGAATGCGCGGCAGATGA
- the LOC108476978 gene encoding cell division topological specificity factor homolog, chloroplastic-like → MAIYGNLRVDATLASHHQHPFRTYIRSSKVECVGFMNGGSRFSEITPKWNGVTINSRSIGSKNKRSVGIMGDYKFSPNAVHEEVESFLLHAINMSFFERLHLAWKIVFPSPASRRSSNANIAKQRLKMILFSDRCAVSDEAKQKIVKNIVHALSDFVEIESKDKVQLSVSTDSDLGTIYSVTVPVRRVKAEYQEADESGTITNIDYKDTGERSGSVDVRFDFYVPDE, encoded by the exons ATGGCCATATATGGGAATTTACGTGTCGATGCCACTCTTGCATCTCACCACCAACACCCTTTTCGAACCTATATTCGCTCTTCAAAG GTAGAGTGTGTGGGTTTCATGAATGGAGGATCAAGGTTTTCTGAAATTACACCAAAATGGAATGGAGTGACAATAAATAGTCGAAGCATTGGCAGCAAAAATAAAAGATCAGTTGGGATCATGGGAGATTATAAGTTCTCTCCAAATGCTGTCCACGAAGAGGTTGAGAGCTTCCTCTTACATGCCATAAACATGAGCTTCTTTGAGCGACTTcacttggcttggaaaatagtttTCCCATCTCCAGCATCTAGAAGGAGCTCTAATGCAAATATAGCGAAGCAGCGGTTGAAGATGATCCTGTTCTCCGACCGCTGTGCAGTTAGCGATGAGGCGAAACAGAAAATTGTGAAAAATATTGTTCATGCACTGTCAGATTTTGTTGAGATAGAGTCGAAGGACAAGGTTCAGCTTAGCGTCTCCACTGATTCTGATCTGGGAACTATTTACTCCGTCACAGTGCCTGTTCGGCGGGTCAAGGCAGAATACCAAGAGGCAGATGAATCTGGGACGATAACTAATATTGATTACAAAGATACGGGCGAACGATCTGGTTCTGTTGATGTGAGGTTTGATTTCTACGTTCCGGATGAATAA